The following are encoded in a window of Methanobrevibacter ruminantium M1 genomic DNA:
- a CDS encoding 30S ribosomal protein S6e, translated as MAFKIVVSEKELSYQLEVEEAKQLNGLTIGEEFDGQIVGLDGYTLKITGGSDKNGFAMKRDVDGPRRIKSLLTGGVGYNPKVDGVKRRKTVRGNTISEDIVQINTIVTKAGSKSIPEILNPEEEEEAEE; from the coding sequence TTGGCATTTAAAATTGTTGTATCTGAAAAAGAATTAAGCTATCAATTAGAAGTTGAAGAAGCTAAACAATTAAACGGTTTAACCATTGGCGAAGAATTTGATGGTCAAATTGTAGGATTAGATGGCTATACTTTAAAAATCACTGGTGGTAGTGACAAAAACGGTTTTGCTATGAAAAGAGACGTTGATGGTCCTAGAAGAATCAAAAGTCTTTTAACTGGTGGAGTCGGCTACAACCCTAAAGTTGATGGTGTTAAAAGAAGAAAAACTGTCAGAGGAAACACTATTTCCGAAGACATCGTTCAAATCAACACTATTGTTACCAAAGCAGGTAGCAAATCCATACCTGAAATCTTAAATCCTGAAGAAGAAGAGGAAGCAGAAGAATAA
- a CDS encoding translation initiation factor IF-2 subunit gamma, translating into MKVQSDVNIGLVGHVDHGKTTLTKALSGVWTDTHSEETKRGISIRLGYADIEFRKCPNCEEPLCYTTKEVCEHCGSETELIKKVSFVDAPGHETLMATMLSGAAIMDGAVLVIAANEECPQPQTKEHLMALDVIGVKDVVVVQNKVDIVPRERAIESYKEIKEFVKGTCAEDAPIIPVSAQQGANIDILIKAIDETIVTPEKDLDKPARMHVARSFDINKPGSHPDKIKGGVIGGSLTQGTLKIGDTIEIRPGINVKENKQNKWISLSSEIIGLQAGGEAVEEVGPGGLIGVATKLDPALTKADSLSGSVAGMEGTLPDVLHSFDMKTELLERVVGTKEERDVDPIKLKELLMINCGTTTTVGIVTSVKKNISVDLKLPVCADKGDRVALSRRVGARWRLIGFGIIQ; encoded by the coding sequence GTGAAAGTACAATCTGATGTTAACATAGGACTGGTGGGCCATGTCGATCACGGTAAAACAACTCTTACTAAAGCATTGTCTGGTGTATGGACAGATACTCACAGTGAAGAAACAAAAAGAGGAATATCCATTCGTTTAGGATATGCTGATATTGAATTTAGAAAATGTCCAAATTGTGAAGAACCTTTATGCTACACTACTAAAGAAGTCTGTGAACATTGTGGCAGCGAAACAGAGCTTATTAAAAAAGTATCATTTGTAGACGCTCCAGGACACGAAACCTTAATGGCTACTATGTTATCTGGTGCTGCAATTATGGATGGTGCTGTTTTAGTTATTGCTGCTAATGAAGAGTGCCCACAGCCACAAACAAAAGAGCATCTAATGGCTCTTGACGTTATTGGCGTAAAAGATGTAGTTGTAGTTCAAAATAAGGTTGATATTGTTCCTAGAGAAAGGGCTATTGAAAGTTACAAAGAAATTAAGGAATTTGTAAAAGGCACTTGTGCTGAAGATGCACCGATTATTCCAGTTTCAGCTCAGCAAGGAGCAAATATTGATATTCTTATTAAGGCTATTGATGAAACAATCGTCACTCCTGAAAAGGACTTAGATAAACCTGCAAGGATGCATGTGGCCAGATCTTTTGACATTAATAAGCCTGGTTCCCATCCAGATAAGATTAAAGGTGGAGTAATCGGAGGTAGTTTGACTCAAGGTACTCTTAAAATTGGGGACACCATTGAAATCAGGCCTGGAATCAATGTTAAGGAAAACAAGCAGAATAAGTGGATCAGCTTAAGTTCTGAAATCATTGGTCTTCAAGCAGGAGGAGAGGCTGTAGAGGAAGTGGGACCTGGAGGTCTCATTGGAGTTGCTACCAAGCTTGACCCTGCATTGACTAAGGCAGATTCATTATCCGGTTCTGTTGCAGGTATGGAAGGCACCTTGCCTGACGTATTGCATAGCTTTGATATGAAAACAGAACTTTTGGAACGTGTTGTCGGTACTAAGGAAGAAAGGGATGTTGACCCAATCAAGCTTAAGGAGCTTTTAATGATTAACTGTGGTACAACAACCACTGTTGGTATTGTTACCAGTGTTAAAAAGAACATTAGCGTTGATTTGAAATTGCCTGTCTGTGCAGACAAGGGTGATAGGGTTGCTTTATCCCGTAGGGTCGGCGCACGTTGGAGATTGATTGGTTTTGGTATCATTCAATAG
- a CDS encoding type II toxin-antitoxin system VapC family toxin encodes MKSESREVFIDTNFFMIPFQFNVDIIEEFKRVLPNYKLVTTTFVIDELKGLKNNNKGKVRLAAGLGLRIAQSDEIEIRNVSLNDGESVDDALIRISKVLATNDIVLKKKAKKNGIALVFLRQKKYLAVDGYLA; translated from the coding sequence ATGAAATCTGAATCAAGAGAAGTTTTTATTGATACTAACTTTTTCATGATTCCTTTCCAATTCAATGTGGACATCATTGAAGAATTTAAAAGGGTATTGCCTAATTATAAATTGGTGACAACCACATTTGTTATTGATGAGCTTAAGGGCTTAAAAAATAACAATAAAGGAAAAGTCAGATTAGCAGCAGGTTTGGGATTAAGAATAGCCCAATCTGATGAGATAGAAATTAGGAATGTTTCTTTAAATGATGGAGAATCTGTAGATGATGCTTTAATTAGAATTTCTAAGGTATTGGCTACAAATGACATAGTCTTAAAGAAAAAAGCTAAAAAGAATGGAATCGCTTTGGTCTTTTTAAGACAAAAGAAATATCTTGCTGTAGATGGTTATTTGGCTTGA